The genomic DNA TCTCCTTCGTCGGCCTTCGCGAAGGGATCCGCTTCGATCGCAATCGCTGGGTCGGATGCATGATCGTGGCGACGCTGTTGGGTGCGTTGAGCGCGTTGTACGACAAATATCTGCTGCAGCGCGCCGGATTCGATCCGTCGACGGTACAGGCTTGGTTTTCGATCTACTTGGTCGCCGTGATGACGCCGTTGTGCCTGTATTGGTGGTTTCGGGAGCGAACGAAAACGCCATTCCTTTGGCGGTGGCAGATCCCCGCGATCGCGATCGGTCTGCTGATCGCCGACTTCTTGTATTTCACCGCGATCGCTCAGCCGGACGCTTTGATTTCGGTAATCTCCCCGCTGCGCCGATCCTCGATCTTGATCGCGTTTGCCGCCGGGATCTTGATGTTTGGTGAAGTCAATTGGCGTGCCAAAGCGGTTTGCATCGGCGGGCTGCTGGCGGGCGTCTTCCTACTCAGCTGGTAAATCGGCTGGATCGAGCGAAGCTTTTCCGAGCAAAACGCCCTAAATGCCCACCAAGTTTCACAACGAATTCTTTGTTAGGCATTTTACGATCTCCCCCGCCTTGCCTAGAATAGACCAACCTCCGCAGCCTCGACGAAGGGCGGTTGCGCGAACCATTTCCCACCTCACCTCCCATTCAAAAACATCCTTTCGTGGCGGCGTAGCTTGTTTATGAAGACCCGATCCAATCGAACAAGTGCCTCCGGGCGGCGGCGAAACCGGCGTTTGCTGATCGAAAGCTTGACACAACGGCAACTGCTGGCCGTCGATCTGGCGCCCCTTGAATTGGAAACGTCACTGCACGACAACCAACTCGTCGGCCAGCCGCTACATTCCGAAACCAGCGCCGAAGGGGAAGCAGCTCCCGACTTGGTCGCTTTTGCCAAAGCGCTCCGTGATGGTGGAGTTGTCTTCTTCGGAGCGGCCTGGTGTCCGATCTGCACCGACCAGAAGGAACTGTTCGAAGACGGCCAGAACTACCTGCCGTTTGTCGAAGTCACCCATCCCGACCATTCGCTCAACGCGACCGGTACGGCCGAAGGGATCTCCAGTTTCCCAACTTGGCGATTCCAAGGCGGAACCGAGGTCGAAGGCGTTCTGTCGCTGGCCGAGATTTCCCAACGCAGTGGGATTGCGATTCCGCAGGGAGAAACCCCAAGCTTTGTTCCCGTCGACAACCAAAGCGTCGGCATGGGATCTCCGCTACATCTCCCGATCGACGCTTACGATCCCGATGGGCAACCGTTGACCGTGACGGTGACCAGTTCGGCCCCGAGCCTGTTGGAGGCGTCGGTGATTAGCGGCAATCGCAGCTTGCGACTGAAGATCGCCAATTACGGCGATATGGTCTTTGAATTGTACGAACAGCGGGCCGAGCGGCCGACGGCTCGGATCATCGAATTGGCCGAGGCCGGTTTTTACGATGGGGTTACGTTCCATCGCATCGTGGACGATTTTGTCTTGCAGGCGGGGGATCCCACGGGGACAGGAGCGGGAGGCTCGAGCCTGGGCGCTTTCGACGATCAGTTCCATGAGGATCTACAGCACAACGCGACAGGGGTCCTGTCGTATGCGAAGACGTTCGACGACACCAACGATTCGCAGTTCTTTATCACCGAAGGGGACTCGCGACACCTCGACTTCAATCACTCGATCTTTGGTCAGTTGGTTGAAGGGGAATCGGTCCGCGAAGCGATC from Rosistilla carotiformis includes the following:
- a CDS encoding DMT family transporter, translating into MSWIWLSILSALFLGLYEIAKKSAVRGNAVPPVLMLSTSTAAILWLPWIVLSQVAPDAIPSESFRVTTLDLREHLYLFCKAVLAGTSWIFAFFALKHLPLSIASPIRATSPLWTIAIATLWMGERPSVQQWIGVAIVLAAFYAFSFVGLREGIRFDRNRWVGCMIVATLLGALSALYDKYLLQRAGFDPSTVQAWFSIYLVAVMTPLCLYWWFRERTKTPFLWRWQIPAIAIGLLIADFLYFTAIAQPDALISVISPLRRSSILIAFAAGILMFGEVNWRAKAVCIGGLLAGVFLLSW